A region from the Branchiostoma lanceolatum isolate klBraLanc5 chromosome 2, klBraLanc5.hap2, whole genome shotgun sequence genome encodes:
- the LOC136427610 gene encoding uncharacterized protein isoform X1 has translation MLHGTFTSGILPTQYEKLCQAADIGMIKDEDKNVVLGEYKGVVQDLAEKSMETSLQEEITGSVLSEDDDDYRGLKVLSDARHCWRKNAYNSDVVFLGHATHRVIRHELVTREDEPVSQNHEMVGTRRFYELADARGLSIHLHGHDRNLTVNKFLEDNRGYTENGNDTWHATKNLAKSLATRGRVWHPELSDKGAGVKTHFYWAMKTCNGDPALLQFRLNNIVRHYQDDHRDCFAGNGQLEGSRCKTDPNYELHRTTLTDPVAIAILTTWVHGTTIYKNPLDYVHCVDTHYVESFNNALLQYHDKRIVFGRDQYLMRSHLSILDWNEHVDREHTSIIRRQSATNPRAVEGHRVLKRKTNSFKATIWEKYMSQIFPEEND, from the exons ATGCTACATGGGACCTTCACAAGCGGCATACTGCCGACACAGTATGAGAAGCTCTGCCAGGCAGCAGACATTGGGATGATAAAGGACGAAGACAAGAATGTCG TTCTCGGTGAATACAAAGGCGTAGTACAAGACCTTGCAGAGAAGTCCATGGAGACATCATTACAAGAG GAAATAACAGGGAGTGTACTAAGTGAGGATGACGACGACTACAGAGGACTAAAAGTGTTGTCTGATGCCCGCCATTGCTGGAGGAAGAATGCCTACAACTCCGACGTTGTCTTTCTCGGCCATGC AACACACCGTGTGATCCGTCACGAGTTAGTGACGAGGGAGGATGAGCCCGTGTCCCAGAATCATGAAATGGTCGGAACAAGGCGGTTTTACGAATTGGCCGATGCCAGAG GATTGAGCATCCATCTCCATGGCCACGACAGGAACCTCACCGTCAACAAGTTCTTGGAGGACAATCGAGGCTATACAGAAAATGGCAATGACACCTGGCACG CCACCAAGAACTTGGCAAAGTCCTTGGCCACACGTGGGAGAGTTTGGCACCCAGAGCTCTCAGATAAAG GTGCCGGTGTGAAAACACACTTTTACTGGGCGATGAAAACGTGCAATGGAGACCCTGCCCTGCTGCAGTTTCGCCTAAACAACATTGTCCGACACTACCAG GATGACCACCGGGACTGTTTTGCTGGGAATGGGCAGCTGGAGGGATCTAGGTGTAAGACTGACCCTAACTATGAGCTTCATAGAACTACATTGACGGACCCTGTTGCCATTGCCATCCTGACAACATGGGTCCACGGCACCACAATCTACAAGAACCCACTTGACTATGTCCAC TGTGTTGACACCCACTATGTGGAGAGTTTTAACAACGCCTTACTCCAGTATCACGACAAGAGGATTGTGTTTGGGAGGGATCAATACCTCATGCGCAGCCATCTCTCCATCCTCGACTGG aATGAACATGTCGATAGAGAACACACCTCTATCATTCGTAGACAGTCTGCGACAAACCCCAGAGCAGTGGAGGGGCACCGTGTGTTGAAACGTAAAACCAACAGCTTCAAGGCCACTATCTGGGAGAAATACATGTCACAGATCTTTCCTGAGGAAAATGATTAA
- the LOC136427610 gene encoding uncharacterized protein isoform X2: MSEITGSVLSEDDDDYRGLKVLSDARHCWRKNAYNSDVVFLGHATHRVIRHELVTREDEPVSQNHEMVGTRRFYELADARGLSIHLHGHDRNLTVNKFLEDNRGYTENGNDTWHATKNLAKSLATRGRVWHPELSDKGAGVKTHFYWAMKTCNGDPALLQFRLNNIVRHYQDDHRDCFAGNGQLEGSRCKTDPNYELHRTTLTDPVAIAILTTWVHGTTIYKNPLDYVHCVDTHYVESFNNALLQYHDKRIVFGRDQYLMRSHLSILDWNEHVDREHTSIIRRQSATNPRAVEGHRVLKRKTNSFKATIWEKYMSQIFPEEND; this comes from the exons ATGTCG GAAATAACAGGGAGTGTACTAAGTGAGGATGACGACGACTACAGAGGACTAAAAGTGTTGTCTGATGCCCGCCATTGCTGGAGGAAGAATGCCTACAACTCCGACGTTGTCTTTCTCGGCCATGC AACACACCGTGTGATCCGTCACGAGTTAGTGACGAGGGAGGATGAGCCCGTGTCCCAGAATCATGAAATGGTCGGAACAAGGCGGTTTTACGAATTGGCCGATGCCAGAG GATTGAGCATCCATCTCCATGGCCACGACAGGAACCTCACCGTCAACAAGTTCTTGGAGGACAATCGAGGCTATACAGAAAATGGCAATGACACCTGGCACG CCACCAAGAACTTGGCAAAGTCCTTGGCCACACGTGGGAGAGTTTGGCACCCAGAGCTCTCAGATAAAG GTGCCGGTGTGAAAACACACTTTTACTGGGCGATGAAAACGTGCAATGGAGACCCTGCCCTGCTGCAGTTTCGCCTAAACAACATTGTCCGACACTACCAG GATGACCACCGGGACTGTTTTGCTGGGAATGGGCAGCTGGAGGGATCTAGGTGTAAGACTGACCCTAACTATGAGCTTCATAGAACTACATTGACGGACCCTGTTGCCATTGCCATCCTGACAACATGGGTCCACGGCACCACAATCTACAAGAACCCACTTGACTATGTCCAC TGTGTTGACACCCACTATGTGGAGAGTTTTAACAACGCCTTACTCCAGTATCACGACAAGAGGATTGTGTTTGGGAGGGATCAATACCTCATGCGCAGCCATCTCTCCATCCTCGACTGG aATGAACATGTCGATAGAGAACACACCTCTATCATTCGTAGACAGTCTGCGACAAACCCCAGAGCAGTGGAGGGGCACCGTGTGTTGAAACGTAAAACCAACAGCTTCAAGGCCACTATCTGGGAGAAATACATGTCACAGATCTTTCCTGAGGAAAATGATTAA
- the LOC136427615 gene encoding uncharacterized protein, which produces MPLGNVRQSQSGVALGLHCTSNSRTWAVFGHFPCGNSAPEVNLGTGETCIPLLKMAGTGGTTLWCIEVTEEQKLTVEALFQHYGWDLVEHPAEPVENRQPQKEPEHVAEDNEGIEVLDQDQEDVTTEGQMPTTSRRQPRRRQSEGIEVLDQDQEDTVPTESQRPTTSRRQPRGRQPESQPTTSTRSSNTECPSCFCDPCVTSRPQRWLGSGNPPGDGNSAVRKTMYKKFWKVLNDRLAWYDPRYLDKKNRLWDAYLAGLDESNCWVPGKHNVTEQSVREIMPDCILHQVRGLYPNKPKVPYMDHKFF; this is translated from the exons ATGCCACTGGGAAATGTACGTCAGTCCCAGTCTGGTGTGGCTCTAGGGTTACATTGTACCTCTAACTCAAGAACCTGGGCTGTATTTGGTCATTTCCCTTGTGGTAACTCTGCTCCAGAGGTCAACCTGGGAACAGGGGAAACCTGCATACCACTTCTGAAAATGGCGGGGACAGGCGGCACAACTCTTTGGTGCATTGAAGTGACAGAAGAGCAAAAACTGACAGTAGAAGCACTATTTCAACACTATGGATGGGATTTGGTAGAACATCCAGCAGAGCCAGTAGAGAACCGACAGCCGCAGAAAGAGCCAGAGCATGTCGCCGAAGATAACGAG GGAATTGAGGTATTGGATCAGGATCAAGAAGACGTGACCACTGAAGGCCAGATGCCTACAACATCAAGACGTCAGCCCAGAAGACGTCAGTCTGAG GGAATTGAGGTATTGGATCAGGATCAAGAAGATACTGTGCCCACTGAAAGCCAAAGGCCTACAACATCAAGACGTCAGCCCAGAGGACGTCAGCCTGAG TCCCAGCCAACAACATCCACCAGGAGTTCCAACACAGAGTGCCCCAGTTGTTTCTGTGACCCCTGTGTGACATCAAGGCCACAGCGATGGCTGGGGTCCGGAAACCCGCCAGGTGACGGAAACTCCGCTGTACGgaaaacaatgtacaaaaagtTCTGGAAAGTTCTGAATGACCGCCTGGCCTGGTATGACCCCAGATACTTAGACAAAAAGAATAGATTGTGGGACGCATATCTGGCCGGATTAGATGAAAGTAACTGCTGGGTTCCTGGCAAACACAATGTCACAGAGCAGAGTGTGAGAGAAATCATGCCTGACTGCATTTTACACCAGGTTCGCGGACTTTACCCAAATAAGCCAAAAGTACCATACATGGACCACAAATTCTTTTGA
- the LOC136427606 gene encoding serine/threonine-protein kinase PDIK1L-like, giving the protein MAAGDYFVLGELGSGAFGTVFQGRHRWQGSTVALKKLNLQNSEHIDTAVRELEPLLALKSTPHFNVVMFWEYFVYRGSLWLVLEYCDLGTLNDFILATPHNAELNLRLMTNITAAVTFLHDREIVHRDLKPENILLSGTEENPVAKVGDFGLAKVCGGAFNNIFTDYYMSEACGTHYFLAPEVAEGHYTKKCDVFAMGVIFAAMVSRSTRKDEEGSEMLVVVVTKDDTDIPIGEALRRHPDREAEISRCLAGAMLEKTSNRALVDVCMRLLRCSYHARPTASELHEEMKELQRGGDDGNQDRFGQGSSLQGQPSHQANSPPTNPPSQRVGPFGIQIRIQRGRPGRNPVFRRATRGQTGQRTIIGRGGPVLRNRSPLIRGGTTQEGLAATNEQQRGAAVPRSAPRRGRLRGAPPRGRRRPRTRQQRPTRIRQISRNFPGGLQGFFRDMRRRVGENRATRVISGILDSNT; this is encoded by the coding sequence ATGGCTGCTGGAGACTATTTTGTGCTCGGCGAACTGGGGAGCGGTGCTTTTGGGACGGTATTTCAGGGAAGACATCGATGGCAAGGCTCTACCGTTGCGCTCAAAAAACTCAACTTACAGAACTCAGAACACATCGACACCGCTGTTCGTGAGCTAGAACCGCTACTAGCTCTCAAAAGTACTCCTCACTTCAACGTTGTCATGTTTTGGGAGTACTTTGTGTACCGGGGAAGTCTGTGGCTGGTACTAGAATACTGCGATCTTGGTACGTTGAACGACTTTATTCTAGCGACCCCTCACAATGCGGAACTTAACCTACGCTTGATGACTAACATCACAGCCGCTGTGACCTTCCTACACGACCGAGAGATCGTTCACCGCGACCTCAAACCCGAAAATATCCTTCTCTCAGGCACTGAGGAAAACCCGGTGGCCAAAGTTGGCGATTTCGGCCTCGCTAAAGTGTGCGGCGGTGCCTTTAACAACATTTTCACCGACTATTACATGTCCGAGGCTTGCGGGACGCATTATTTCCtagctccagaggtggctgagGGACACTATACAAAGAAGTGTGACGTCTTCGCTATGGGGGTCATCTTCGCGGCCATGGTCAGTAGGTCTACGAGAAAGGACGAAGAGGGTTCGGAAATGCTCGTGGTGGTCGTGACAAAAGACGACACAGATATACCAATAGGCGAGGCGTTACGACGACATCCCGACAGGGAGGCAGAAATCTCGCGGTGTCTCGCGGGAGCTATGTTGGAGAAGACTAGTAACAGGGCTTTAGTGGATGTCTGTATGAGACTTTTGCGTTGTAGCTACCACGCGCGGCCTACCGCATCCGAACTGCACGAAGAGATGAAAGAACTACAACGCGGGGGTGATGACGGTAACCAAGACCGCTTCGGACAAGGCTCGTCTCTACAAGGACAGCCGAGTCACCAAGCAAACTCACCCCCCACGAATCCGCCATCCCAAAGGGTGGGACCTTTCGGAATTCAAATTCGAATTCAACGAGGAAGACCTGGAAGAAATCCAGTGTTTCGAAGAGCCACTCGTGGACAGACAGGACAAAGAACAATAATAGGAAGAGGAGGTCCCGTTCTAAGAAACCGATCGCCTCTTATAAGAGGAGGAACAACTCAAGAGGGACTTGCAGCAACTAACGAACAACAGAGAGGAGCAGCGGTCCCTCGCTCGGCACCTCGGCGGGGCAGGTTGCGAGGCGCTCCGCCGCGAGGTCGGAGACGGCCGCGTACCCGTCAACAACGTCCTACAAGGATACGACAGATCAGTAGAAACTTTCCTgggggtctgcaggggtttttcCGAGACATGAGAAGACGAGTGGGCGAGAACAGGGCGACGAGGGTCATCAGCGGAATTCTTGACTCAAACACTTAG
- the LOC136427608 gene encoding uncharacterized protein — translation MGIVEQYTSKGAERRFPQPSPNGLATNRKLVGVEGKWYDVTNFAHRHPGGEIIDFFINKDATDVFRSVHPKGGEQFIKYLKAVGSYTNSVTEDPFNRDMRELYNRLRKEGYFKPDLRWYAKKYAVCLVLLSLVVALVAGFQSSWAHGLAGIFLALFWQQNGMLMHDILHHQVFDNQRLTYLAGLVVAPLSFGMSANWWRDEHWVHHMLLNSVSYEDNFVDPQMWEPVWAQNTKLFPLFQTHLQAFLIKIQHIIFIPVCMIAGRFGIIIDSMKRETDVGTWAAFGVHWTAMALLLSLLPNWEERFLFYGVAMLGEGVLHIQLLISHYSKDMYQKDELHDMEFYRYQVMQNINITNPWWMDWFHGGLNFHIEHHCFPRVPRHCMRQVGSMVQELCRKHNVPYDTTGFFNAVWRTLVGLHQAQKLFKLDPR, via the exons ATGGGTATCGTGGAGCAGTATACATCGAAGGGCGCAGAGCGGCGTTTCCCCCAGCCTTCTCCAAACGGCCTGGCTACCAACCGCAAACTCGTGGGGGTCGAGGGCAAGTGGTATGACGTTACCAACTTCGCGCACCGCCACCCTGGTGGAGAGATTATCGACTTTTTCATCAACAAGGACGCCACGGACGTCTTCCGAAGCGTCCATCCAAAAGGAGGGGAGCAATTCATCAAGTATCTAAAGGCCGTTGGCTCCTACACCAACAGTGTGACAGAAGACCCGTTCAACCGGGACATGCGTGAACTCTACAACAGGCTGCGCAAGGAAGGATATTTCAAACCGGACTTGAGGTGGTACGCGAAGAAGTACGCAGTGTGTTTAGTACTCCTCTCGCTAGTCGTCGCTCTTGTGGCGGGGTTTCAGTCGTCATGGGCGCACGGGCTGGCAGGGATCTTCCTGGCGCTTTTCTGGCAGCAGAACGGTATGCTGATGCACGACATCCTGCACCACCAAGTGTTCGACAACCAGCGGCTAACCTACCTGGCGGGACTGGTGGTAGCGCCGCTGAGTTTCGGCATGAGTGCGAACTGGTGGCGGGACGAACACTGGGTACACCACATGCTTCTCAACAGCGTCTCGTACGAGGACAACTTCGTGGATCCGCAAATGTGGGAGCCCGTCTGGGCACAGAACACTAAGTTATTCCCGCTCTTTCAGACCCACCTTCAGGCGTTCCTGATCAAG ATTCAACACATCATCTTCATCCCTGTCTGCATGATTGCCGGTCGGTTTGGCATAATCATCGACAGTATGAAGCGGGAGACGGACGTGGGTACCTGGGCGGCGTTCGGTGTGCACTGGACCGCCATGGCCCTCCTCTTATCCCTGCTGCCAAACTGGGAG GAGAGGTTTTTGTTTTACGGTGTGGCCATGTTGGGGGAAGGCGTGTTGCACATCCAGCTGCTGATCAGTCATTACTCCAAGGACATGTACCAGAAGGACGAACTGCACGACATGGAGTTCTACAGATACCAG GTGATGCAGAACATCAACATCACCAACCCCTGGTGGATGGACTGGTTCCACGGCGGACTCAACTTCCACATCGAGCACCACTGCTTCCCGCGCGTGCCCAGACACTGCATGCGTCAG GTGGGCTCCATGGTCCAAGAGCTGTGCCGAAAGCACAACGTGCCATACGACACGACCGGGTTCTTCAACGCCGTCTGGCGGACGCTGGTGGGACTGCACCAAGCACAGAAACTCTTCAAGTTGGACCCAAGATGA
- the LOC136427619 gene encoding uncharacterized protein, whose translation MQRKEGSGGEEFSPGRVVERQVEMTVSPEKARGRSSEGSGRKRKEMEWKARKPLKQNGGREAERRVGRVENAPEWMTARLRRGEDGAACEEDTDSTSHAASHLNDRDIMDS comes from the exons AtgcaaaggaaggaaggaagtggTGGAGAAGAATTTTCACCAGGAAGAGTGGTGGAAAGACAAGTGGAAATGACAGTG AGCCCAGAAAAAGCACGTGGAAGATCTTCAGAAGGAAGCGGTCGCAAG AGAAAGGAAATGGAATGGAAAGCGAGGAAACCACTAAAACAAAATGGTGGAAGAGAGGCAGAACGAAGAGTGGGAAGAGTCGAGAATGCACCGGAATGGATGACAGCAAGACTG AGAAGAGGGGAGGATGGTGCTGCATGTGAAGAAGACACCGACAGTACATCACATGCGGCCTCTCACTTGAATGATCGCGACATAATGGACAGTTAG